In Nicotiana tabacum cultivar K326 chromosome 17, ASM71507v2, whole genome shotgun sequence, one DNA window encodes the following:
- the LOC107783195 gene encoding L-ascorbate peroxidase 3, with the protein MAAAPIVDAEYLKEIEKARRDLRALISSKNCAPIMLRLAWHDAGTYDAATNTGGPDGSIRNEVEYKHAANSGLKIAIDLCEEIKARRPKITYADLYQLAGVVAVEVTGGPTVDFVPGRKDSSSSPEEGRLPDAKQGPPHLRVVFYRMGLTDKDIVALSGGHTLGRAHPERSGFEGPWTKEPLKFDNSYFVELLKEDSEGLLKLPTDKALVEDPLFCPYVELYAKDEEAFFRDYAESHKKLSELGFAPPSSCFKLAVKNSTVLAQGAVGVAVAATVVILSYFYELNRRIK; encoded by the exons ATGGCGGCAGCACCAATAGTGGATGCAGAGTATCTGAAGGAAATAGAGAAGGCACGCAGAGATCTTCGAGCACTTATCTCCAGCAAAAACTGTGCTCCTATTATGCTTCGTTTAGC GTGGCATGATGCAGGAACGTATGATGCTGCAACAAACACTGGAGGACCTGATGGATCAATCAGGAATGAGGTAGAGTACAAACATGCCGCTAACAGCGGTCTCAAAATCGCAATTGATCTTTGTG AGGAAATTAAGGCCAGGCGTCCTAAGATTACGTATGCTGACCTCTACCAG CTTGCTGGAGTTGTTGCTGTTGAAGTAACTGGGGGTCCTACCGTTGATTTTGTCCCTGGTAGAAAG GATTCATCAAGTTCACCTGAAGAAGGACGCCTTCCTGATGCCAAACAAG GCCCACCACACTTGAGGGTTGTCTTTTACAGAATGGGACTCACTGACAAAGATATAGTGGCATTATCTGGAGGCCACACACTG GGAAGAGCACATCCAGAGAGATCTGGCTTTGAGGGCCCTTGGACTAAAGAGCCTTTGAAATTTGACAACTCATACTTTGT GGAGCTCCTCAAGGAGGATTCAGAAGGTCTCTTGAAACTTCCCACTGATAAAGCTCTGGTTGAAGATCCACTGTTCTGCCCTTATGTGGAACTTTATGCAAAG GACGAAGAGGCTTTCTTCAGAGACTATGCAGAGTCACACAAGAAGCTCTCAGAGCTTGGATTTGCACCACCTTCATCTTGCTTCAAGTTAGCAGTAAAAAACAGCACGGTGTTGGCACAAGGTGCTGTTGGAGTTGCTGTTGCAGCAACTGTTGTAATACTGAGTTACTTCTATGAACTCAACAGGAGAATCAAGTAA
- the LOC107783197 gene encoding L-ascorbate peroxidase 3, protein MAVPVVDAEYRNEIERARIELQNLIASNKYSARDLLRLAYACQFSISSAANSDAGITTSTTDAKIKTQAANNDLRTAIENIKVNHPTITYPDLYQLAGVVAVKALGGPIIEFVPGRKDSSISPNEGCLPDGKQGPSDLREVFHRMGLSGDKDIVALSAGLKLAKRAYSKTFGVGGPEFDNSYFVELLKQDSSLLQLLPTDKALLEDTKFRGYVQLYAKDKEAFFRDYIESHKKLSELGLPHSSFFRSTLEKGRSALEKGTSAVKNTPVAQRAVGVAVAAAVVIFSFFYLIHRRRASKHSSHQFQ, encoded by the exons ATGGCAGTACCAGTAGTAGATGCGGAGTATAGGAACGAGATAGAGAGAGCACGAATAGAGCTTCAAAATCTTATAGCCAGCAACAAGTACAGTGCTCGTGATCTGCTTCGTTTAGCGTACGCTTGCCAATTCTCAATTTCTTCTGCCGCCAATTCTGATGCAGGAATTACTACGTCTACTACTGATGCTAAAATAAAGACTCAAGCTGCCAATAATGATCTCAGAACAGCAATTG AAAATATCAAGGTCAATCATCCCACGATAACGTATCCTGACCTTTATCAG CTTGCTGGGGTTGTTGCTGTTAAAGCACTTGGTGGTCCAATAATCGAATTTGTTCCTGGTAGAAAG GATTCATCAATTTCACCAAATGAAGGGTGCCTTCCTGATGGCAAACAAG GTCCATCGGATTTAAGGGAAGTCTTTCACAGAATGGGACTCTCTGGGGACAAGGATATAGTAGCATTATCTGCAGGCCTCAAACTG GCTAAAAGGGCTTATTCGAAGACCTTTGGAGTTGGGGGCCCTGAATTTGACAACTCATACTTTGT GGAGCTCCTCAAGCAGGATTCAAGTCTCTTGCAATTACTTCCCACTGATAAAGCTCTACTTGAAGATACAAAATTCCGCGGCTATGTGCAACTTTATGCAAAG GACAAAGAGGCTTTCTTCAGGGACTACATAGAGTCACACAAGAAGCTGTCAGAGCTTGGATTACCACATTCATCATTTTTCAGATCTACATTGGAAAAAGGCAGATCCGCATTGGAAAAAGGCACGTCAGCAGTGAAGAACACCCCGGTGGCACAAAGGGCTGTCGGAGTTGCTGTTGCAGCCGCTGTTGTAATATTCAGTTTCTTCTATCTAATCCACAGGAGGAGAGCTAGTAAGCATTCGTCACACCAGTTCCAGTAA